In Campylobacter concisus, a genomic segment contains:
- a CDS encoding DUF799 domain-containing protein, producing MKNSLKFIAFAFLAVFFTGCSIKEPEPYDYSEFLQKRPHSILVLMPTNDSTEISGPAAVLANAVAPLSEAGYYVFPVALVNDTFKLNGITEPSEIAAVPLNKLDKIFHADSVLYINIKDYGTSYAVISSSTKVVLEAKLIDIKSGATLWQGSAMAAEDSSSGQSSLLGMLVSAVISQVANTISDRSYDLAVMADAYLFSRDCHNCILYGPYSPYYGKDAQLHKDR from the coding sequence ATGAAAAATAGCCTGAAATTTATAGCCTTTGCATTTTTAGCAGTATTTTTTACGGGCTGCTCTATAAAAGAGCCTGAGCCATACGACTACTCAGAATTTTTACAAAAAAGACCTCACTCTATCTTGGTACTTATGCCAACAAACGATAGCACAGAAATTTCAGGTCCAGCTGCTGTTTTAGCAAATGCAGTCGCACCATTAAGTGAGGCGGGATACTACGTATTTCCAGTAGCTCTTGTAAATGATACCTTTAAGCTAAATGGCATAACCGAGCCAAGCGAGATCGCAGCCGTGCCACTAAATAAGCTTGATAAAATTTTCCATGCTGATAGTGTGCTTTACATCAATATAAAAGATTATGGTACGAGCTATGCAGTCATCTCAAGCTCAACAAAGGTTGTCCTTGAAGCAAAGCTTATCGATATAAAAAGTGGCGCTACTCTTTGGCAAGGCAGTGCTATGGCAGCAGAAGATAGCAGCAGTGGCCAAAGCAGCCTACTTGGCATGTTAGTCTCAGCCGTCATCTCACAGGTGGCAAATACCATCTCAGATAGATCATACGATCTAGCAGTAATGGCAGATGCTTATTTATTTTCAAGAGATTGCCATAACTGCATACTTTATGGACCATATTCGCCGTATTATGGCAAAGATGCACAGCTTCATAAAGATAGATAA
- a CDS encoding M3 family oligoendopeptidase: protein MRWSFDDSYIDFNSEIFTSSFENLKAQNENLVKFLNNSELTKAIISYEEAYKEATSLLAFCRCKSSDNTKDELASKFELKIKEQKAKLDTAKEILFDKFDSLKNDDKFFQSTQFKHIKFLYLEHKNSKSKIRKKSERDFFANLALTNFFPLFANFRHLNNLINISATNKNANTQSYNLAKCMGILKGSDDEILRKNVFDALSSRYDKFSDLYLDILNMLHGFRLAKFKAAKVDFLTPSLEENKMSLDTLNAMQEAISKRVEKIRECVRVRASFLGGKSMRSCDLLAPYPLSKHSKISHDEAIKIIKKALKPLGEDSFIKLMIDKHWIESDVRENKAGGAFFVSLPKFKQPRIFTTYMNTLSHLIQQAHELGHAWHYYLMRDLPVLSANFPMSLAESASTFNETLLRNELKKDDSLRVEILWQELKSAANFLLHISVRYEFETSFLRLRQKGQVSKKDASDLLKQAWDKFYKDSTSDVEEFLPYFKPHFYKTDNYIYNYPYSVGYLLSQFFLSEFKKDEAKFCKIYKQFLIECGTKSVEELMKKHFKKDTTKCEFWLIGIDEALKNLDEFKKVVAV, encoded by the coding sequence ATGAGATGGAGCTTTGATGATTCTTATATAGATTTTAATAGCGAAATTTTTACCTCATCGTTTGAAAATCTAAAAGCACAAAATGAAAATTTGGTTAAATTTTTAAACAATAGCGAGCTTACCAAAGCTATCATCTCATACGAAGAAGCATACAAAGAAGCAACTAGCCTACTCGCATTTTGTCGTTGCAAAAGTAGTGATAATACAAAAGATGAGCTAGCTAGTAAATTTGAGCTAAAAATAAAAGAGCAAAAAGCTAAACTTGATACGGCAAAGGAGATACTTTTTGATAAATTTGATAGCCTAAAAAATGATGATAAATTTTTTCAAAGCACTCAATTTAAACATATAAAATTTCTATATTTAGAGCATAAAAATAGCAAGAGCAAAATACGAAAAAAGAGCGAAAGAGACTTTTTTGCAAATTTAGCGCTCACAAATTTTTTTCCACTTTTTGCAAATTTTAGACATCTAAATAATTTAATAAATATCTCTGCTACCAATAAAAATGCAAATACACAAAGCTATAATCTTGCAAAATGTATGGGTATATTAAAAGGATCAGATGATGAAATTTTACGCAAAAATGTGTTTGATGCTCTGAGTTCTCGCTATGATAAATTTTCCGATCTTTATCTTGATATCTTAAATATGCTTCATGGATTTAGACTGGCTAAATTTAAGGCAGCAAAAGTTGATTTTTTAACTCCAAGCCTTGAAGAAAATAAAATGAGCCTTGACACTTTAAATGCCATGCAAGAAGCCATTAGCAAAAGAGTGGAAAAAATAAGAGAATGCGTAAGAGTAAGAGCTAGCTTTTTAGGTGGCAAAAGTATGAGAAGTTGCGATCTTTTGGCACCTTATCCACTTAGCAAACACAGTAAAATTTCTCATGATGAGGCTATTAAAATCATCAAAAAAGCATTAAAACCACTGGGCGAAGATAGTTTTATAAAGCTTATGATAGACAAACACTGGATAGAAAGCGATGTACGAGAAAATAAAGCTGGCGGAGCATTTTTTGTGAGTTTGCCAAAATTTAAGCAACCAAGAATTTTTACCACCTACATGAATACTCTTTCGCACTTAATCCAGCAAGCTCATGAGCTTGGGCATGCTTGGCACTACTATTTGATGCGTGATCTTCCGGTTTTAAGCGCAAACTTTCCAATGAGCTTAGCCGAGAGCGCGAGTACATTTAATGAGACTCTTTTACGAAATGAACTAAAAAAAGATGACTCACTTAGGGTAGAAATTTTATGGCAGGAGCTAAAAAGTGCTGCAAATTTTTTACTACACATAAGCGTTAGATACGAGTTTGAAACTAGCTTTTTAAGACTACGACAAAAAGGTCAAGTCAGCAAAAAAGATGCAAGCGATCTTTTAAAACAAGCTTGGGATAAATTTTATAAAGATAGTACGAGCGATGTTGAAGAATTTTTGCCATATTTTAAGCCACATTTTTATAAAACAGACAACTATATCTACAACTATCCTTATAGCGTCGGTTATCTGCTATCACAATTTTTTCTAAGTGAGTTTAAAAAAGATGAAGCAAAATTTTGCAAAATTTATAAACAATTTTTAATAGAGTGTGGTACAAAAAGCGTGGAAGAGCTAATGAAAAAACACTTTAAAAAAGATACGACAAAGTGCGAATTTTGGCTGATTGGCATAGATGAAGCGCTAAAAAATTTAGATGAGTTTAAAAAGGTAGTGGCTGTATAA
- a CDS encoding DMT family transporter has translation MNTHRLGILLTLVGGILWGFSGVCGQYLFSLGINSDLLVPYRLMLAGIVIVIFYAFKEPSTVFAPIKDIKLLGEFLVYALLGLMMTQYAYFYSIELSNAAVATVIQYTAPVLILAVICLKEKRAPRPLEILALLCAMLGVFFLSTHAQISSLVISPKALFWCLVSAICVCVYNLAPARLNAKYSVTLTLGWGMVMGGIVLACYMRVWDFAGLNGINQWLAFIAVIALGTIFAFSFYMIGVKLIGAAKASLLACIEPLSAAFFGYFWLGTKFVFWDFLGFALIISCIFLLSKREKI, from the coding sequence ATGAATACTCATCGTCTTGGGATACTCCTTACTTTAGTTGGCGGTATCCTTTGGGGATTTAGTGGGGTTTGTGGGCAGTATCTATTTTCACTTGGTATAAATTCTGATCTTTTGGTGCCATATAGACTGATGCTAGCTGGCATTGTTATTGTGATTTTTTATGCTTTTAAAGAACCAAGTACCGTTTTTGCTCCGATTAAAGATATAAAGCTACTTGGCGAGTTTTTAGTCTATGCCCTGCTTGGGCTTATGATGACGCAGTACGCTTATTTTTACTCCATTGAGCTTTCAAATGCCGCAGTTGCGACTGTTATTCAATACACTGCGCCAGTTCTCATCCTAGCCGTCATCTGCCTAAAAGAGAAGCGAGCACCAAGACCACTTGAAATTTTAGCTCTGCTTTGCGCGATGCTTGGCGTATTTTTCCTAAGCACACATGCTCAAATTTCATCTCTTGTCATTTCGCCAAAAGCGCTATTTTGGTGCTTGGTGAGTGCCATTTGCGTTTGTGTTTATAATCTTGCTCCAGCAAGGCTAAATGCTAAATATTCAGTCACTCTCACGCTTGGCTGGGGCATGGTTATGGGCGGAATAGTGCTTGCTTGCTATATGAGAGTTTGGGATTTTGCTGGGCTTAATGGTATAAATCAATGGCTGGCATTTATTGCTGTTATTGCGCTTGGCACCATTTTTGCATTTAGCTTTTATATGATAGGTGTTAAGCTAATAGGCGCAGCAAAAGCTAGTTTATTAGCCTGCATAGAGCCACTAAGCGCAGCATTTTTTGGCTACTTTTGGCTTGGAACAAAATTTGTATTTTGGGATTTTTTAGGATTTGCTCTAATAATCTCTTGTATATTTTTACTATCAAAAAGAGAAAAAATATGA
- a CDS encoding threonylcarbamoyl-AMP synthase: MIFLAQTDTTAGFLSKDYKEINKAKMRDENKPCLITTAKFSVLNELVRVPKKYKNFIRRSRKATFLYPNLKAIRVVKECEHEKFLAKFDWLYSSSANKNGQNFNEAWAMSVADEIVDDHFFEDAPSKIYKISRKKIKRLR; encoded by the coding sequence ATGATATTTCTAGCACAAACTGATACGACAGCTGGCTTTTTGAGTAAAGATTATAAAGAGATAAATAAGGCCAAAATGCGTGATGAAAATAAACCTTGCCTTATCACGACGGCAAAATTTAGCGTTTTAAATGAGCTTGTTAGAGTGCCAAAAAAATATAAAAATTTTATACGCCGTTCAAGGAAAGCCACATTTTTGTATCCAAATTTAAAGGCTATTAGAGTCGTAAAAGAGTGCGAGCACGAAAAATTTTTAGCTAAATTTGACTGGCTTTATTCAAGTAGTGCGAACAAAAATGGGCAAAATTTTAATGAAGCTTGGGCTATGAGCGTGGCTGATGAAATAGTAGATGATCATTTTTTCGAAGATGCTCCATCAAAAATTTATAAAATTTCTCGAAAAAAAATAAAACGTTTAAGATAA
- a CDS encoding DUF4810 domain-containing protein codes for MASKIRLAGLALFALFLAGCSHSSAPKSLYYWDGSYSSSLYSYLNEEGDTNEQISRLENLAQISIQKGYKIAPGVYAHLGLLYLNNGNLGAANANFDKEVENFPESREYINFIKGSKNLTPKKVEQKEGANNEK; via the coding sequence ATGGCAAGTAAAATAAGGCTTGCCGGCCTCGCGCTTTTTGCGCTATTTTTAGCGGGTTGCAGCCACTCAAGTGCTCCAAAGTCGCTTTATTATTGGGATGGATCATATAGTAGCTCGCTATATAGTTATCTAAATGAAGAGGGCGATACAAACGAGCAAATTTCACGCTTAGAAAATTTGGCGCAGATATCAATACAAAAGGGCTATAAGATCGCTCCTGGCGTATACGCACACCTTGGACTTTTATACTTAAATAACGGAAATTTAGGCGCTGCAAATGCAAATTTTGACAAAGAAGTAGAGAATTTCCCAGAGTCAAGGGAGTATATAAATTTCATCAAAGGCTCTAAAAATTTGACTCCAAAAAAAGTAGAGCAAAAAGAGGGAGCAAATAATGAAAAATAG